A stretch of DNA from Arachis hypogaea cultivar Tifrunner chromosome 19, arahy.Tifrunner.gnm2.J5K5, whole genome shotgun sequence:
TGTGTTGTTTGCTGTTGCTGTTAAGACAGCGAGCCTTGCTTACATTATTTGCTAGTATTGGGAAATGAAATATCATATACTAGTTTCTTTTGACACTGGTAAACTCTATGTTTTGGTTTGATTAGGTGACTACAAAAGTACTTGTAGTAGTGTCGATATTTTGGAAATATAAAATATTGTCATAAACAGAAGCGTTAGTATTGGTAATTTTAAGTTGCTAGCATTTATTTATTTGCTCTCCAAGCGCATGTATTGAAGAACTCTATGCACTTGGAGGAAATGCTTGGCACAGATCGTGAAGATAAACAAGATGGGATAAGAGAACTACACTTGTCAAAAGacaaataacaagagaaatataCTGTACCTTAGCCTATTTTATTTCCTAGTGCCCACACATTGTCTcgctttttttttattgaattcacttggtattaaactactcttccatCTATTGTACTTAATATCTCTACAAATGTGTGAAAATATATTACAGTCTTACCCTCACATCATGAAAGAGTATTGATGGTTATTAGAAGTGGGTAACTTGCAACATTTGTTGCAATATTTGTTGCAATTTAGTTGTCTAGATTGACACCATGGATTCTCTCATTTTTATTGCTAGCCATCAGTTCCATCATTTTTGGTGCTGCAGATTTCTAGggggaaaaataataataaataaaatcctTGATTCTTCCTCCTTGGAAATGTCGTAATTTTATCTTAGCTAGTCAATTAAGAGTGGAATCCATGTGTAGGTTGACATGGTAATAGTACCTGCAACAACTGGGCAAATGGGTGTTCTCCCTGGACACGTTGCAACGATTGCAGAGTTGAAACCTGGTGTCCTATCCGTTCATGAAGGCAATGATGTGACCAAGTACTTTGTCAGCAGTGGCTTTGCCTTCATCCATGCAAATTCCGTTGCTGATATAATAGCTGTTGAAGCTGTACCAGTAGATCGAATTGATGCAAACTTAGTCCAGAAGGGACTTCAAGAGTTCACTCAGAAGCTGAACTCTGCGACAACTGATTTGGAGAAAGCTGAAGCTCAGATTGGAGTTGATGTGCATAGCGCGCTCAACTCAGCTCTTACAGGCTAAGTATTGTAGTTGATGTTACCTTTTATGAATTTATCTGCACCCTTTAGGATGGCCTCGTGTCATCGATTTGTGTCTTTGTTTTCAAAGTTACTGCAGATCATTTTGACCTTGTATTTCTCGGATGAAAgtgatttgataaaataatttttccaaAAGCTACCATCTAGCTAAGGATTGAGCAAGACCCTTGAAACTTGA
This window harbors:
- the LOC112777510 gene encoding ATP synthase subunit delta', mitochondrial, with translation MFRRASTLLRRPLMGATSRRFSTDLPAAAVEDSSFVEAWKKVSPNVDPPKTPLAYMKPRPATPSSLPSKLTVNFVLPYASELSAKEVDMVIVPATTGQMGVLPGHVATIAELKPGVLSVHEGNDVTKYFVSSGFAFIHANSVADIIAVEAVPVDRIDANLVQKGLQEFTQKLNSATTDLEKAEAQIGVDVHSALNSALTG